From Euwallacea similis isolate ESF13 chromosome 14, ESF131.1, whole genome shotgun sequence, one genomic window encodes:
- the LOC136413363 gene encoding juvenile hormone esterase-like isoform X2, with amino-acid sequence MFANKFHNVLIIILCSFSVWIDVALSKGYLHIKVENGLLKGLINHLKDDQNYYSFLGIPYAQPPIGRLRFKDPVPYKKWKGVLNATQYGPNCVEMTLRQMTYKVSGQEDCLYLNIFVPKNRVPNKKLLPVMFWIYGGSFREGSSDIYGPEFLLKENVIVVSFNYRLGFFGFLSTEDEEAPGNYGIKDIIQALKWVKSNIIKFGGDPNRITVFGESAGSAIVGYLMVAKQFQGLFNAVIMQSGSPLCSWALQKNARKVAFDLGLAMGITTNNSSSLITYLRSVDLPNAHRALINVNLLNFLEVFENGGPFGPVIEPESDTALLTKDIYKALKNGDFYKVPVLMGVNSQESKFLNSMLSFARSVFFLYDISPSSLVRSAMNIKSVKDQRIVGTKIKQYYFKSKSFVDGDDSEFANFFSDDLFVRPITKTAQFLSRYVPVYFYVFDYEGEIGKIWLNFAATYNKNVKGVAHATELWYLWNPKWLIGNFSMSVEDEVISQRLVKLWTNFATFRNPTPETQNPVDVKWPKMRSSKMDYFYIGEGVMIRRDFKGANMRFWEELYCNYSKGPVGTY; translated from the exons AtgtttgcaaataaatttcataatgtgttaattattattttatgtagtTTTAGTGTTTGGATTGACGTTGCTTTATCAAag GGTTACCTTCACATCAAAGTGGAGAATGGACTCTTGAAGGGCCTAATCAACCATTTAAAAGACGATCAAAATTACTATAGTTTCCTGGGTATCCCTTATGCTCAACCACCCATAGGGAGACTTAGATTTAAG GATCCAGTACCATACAAAAAATGGAAAGGGGTTCTCAATGCCACTCAATATGGCCCGAACTGTGTGGAAATGACGCTTAGGCAAATGACTTATAAAGTGTCTGGACAGGAAGattgtttatatttgaatattttcgtCCCAAAA AATCGAGTACCTAACAAAAAGCTTTTGCCTGTGATGTTCTGGATTTACGGAGGATCTTTCCGCGAAGGCTCCTCAGACATTTACGGACCAGAGTTccttttaaaagaaaacgtAATTGTTGTCAGCTTCAATTATAGACTAGGATTTTTTG GATTTCTCAGTACTGAAGACGAGGAAGCTCCAGGCAACTATGGCATCAAAGACATAATCCAAGCCCTAAAATGGGTCAAATCCAACATCATCAAATTCGGAGGGGATCCCAACAGGATTACCGTGTTTGGAGAGAGTGCGGGATCAGCCATAGTGGGGTATCTCATGGTAGCCAAACAATTTCAAGGATTGTTCAATGCTGTTATAATGCAAAGCGGCTCTCCTTTATGTTCTTGGGCCCTGCAGAAAAATGCACGAAAAGTTGCATTTGATTTGGGTCTTGCCATGGGCATTACCACCAACAATTCCTCGAGTCTTATCACATATCTCAGATCGGTAGACCTCCCTAATGCCCATAGGGCCCTTATTAATGTAAACTTGTTG AATTTTCTAGAAGTATTCGAAAATGGAGGACCGTTTGGTCCAGTAATTGAGCCGGAGAGTGACACAGCCCTGTTAACTAAAGACATTTATAAAGCTCTAAAAAATGGAGATTTCTATAAAGTTCCTGTGCTCATGGGAGTAAACTCTCAGgaaagcaaatttttgaaCTCCA TGTTGTCTTTCGCTCGTTCCGTATTCTTCTTGTATGATATCAGCCCTAGTTCGTTGGTTCGGAGTGCCATGAATATTAAGTCTGTTAAAGACCAAAGAATAGTGGGCACGAAAATAAAACAGTATTACTTCAAATCTAAGAGTTTTGTTGATGGGGACGATAGTGAGTTTGCTAAC TTCTTCAGCGATGATCTCTTTGTCAGGCCCATAACTAAAACTGCCCAGTTCCTATCAAGATATGTCCCAGTTTATTTCTATGTCTTCGACTATGAaggagaaattggaaaaatttggttaaattttGCTGCAACGTATaacaaaaatg TGAAAGGCGTGGCTCATGCCACAGAGTTGTGGTATTTATGGAATCCAAAATGGCTCATTGGAAACTTTTCTATGAGTGTTGAAGATGAGGTAATATCACAACGTTTGGTCAAACTCTGGACGAACTTTGCTACTTTCAG GAATCCAACTCCGGAGACACAGAATCCAGTTGACGTCAAATGGCCCAAAATGAGGTCTTCTAAGatggattatttttatattggtgAAGGTGTCATGATAAGAAGAGATTTCAAAGGAGCTAATATGCGGTTTTGGGAAGAACTGTATTGCAATTATTCTAAAGGGCCTGTAGGGACCTATTAG
- the LOC136413363 gene encoding juvenile hormone esterase-like isoform X1, producing the protein MEILGQNIRGYLHIKVENGLLKGLINHLKDDQNYYSFLGIPYAQPPIGRLRFKDPVPYKKWKGVLNATQYGPNCVEMTLRQMTYKVSGQEDCLYLNIFVPKNRVPNKKLLPVMFWIYGGSFREGSSDIYGPEFLLKENVIVVSFNYRLGFFGFLSTEDEEAPGNYGIKDIIQALKWVKSNIIKFGGDPNRITVFGESAGSAIVGYLMVAKQFQGLFNAVIMQSGSPLCSWALQKNARKVAFDLGLAMGITTNNSSSLITYLRSVDLPNAHRALINVNLLNFLEVFENGGPFGPVIEPESDTALLTKDIYKALKNGDFYKVPVLMGVNSQESKFLNSMLSFARSVFFLYDISPSSLVRSAMNIKSVKDQRIVGTKIKQYYFKSKSFVDGDDSEFANFFSDDLFVRPITKTAQFLSRYVPVYFYVFDYEGEIGKIWLNFAATYNKNVKGVAHATELWYLWNPKWLIGNFSMSVEDEVISQRLVKLWTNFATFRNPTPETQNPVDVKWPKMRSSKMDYFYIGEGVMIRRDFKGANMRFWEELYCNYSKGPVGTY; encoded by the exons atggaaattttaggaCAAAATATAAGG GGTTACCTTCACATCAAAGTGGAGAATGGACTCTTGAAGGGCCTAATCAACCATTTAAAAGACGATCAAAATTACTATAGTTTCCTGGGTATCCCTTATGCTCAACCACCCATAGGGAGACTTAGATTTAAG GATCCAGTACCATACAAAAAATGGAAAGGGGTTCTCAATGCCACTCAATATGGCCCGAACTGTGTGGAAATGACGCTTAGGCAAATGACTTATAAAGTGTCTGGACAGGAAGattgtttatatttgaatattttcgtCCCAAAA AATCGAGTACCTAACAAAAAGCTTTTGCCTGTGATGTTCTGGATTTACGGAGGATCTTTCCGCGAAGGCTCCTCAGACATTTACGGACCAGAGTTccttttaaaagaaaacgtAATTGTTGTCAGCTTCAATTATAGACTAGGATTTTTTG GATTTCTCAGTACTGAAGACGAGGAAGCTCCAGGCAACTATGGCATCAAAGACATAATCCAAGCCCTAAAATGGGTCAAATCCAACATCATCAAATTCGGAGGGGATCCCAACAGGATTACCGTGTTTGGAGAGAGTGCGGGATCAGCCATAGTGGGGTATCTCATGGTAGCCAAACAATTTCAAGGATTGTTCAATGCTGTTATAATGCAAAGCGGCTCTCCTTTATGTTCTTGGGCCCTGCAGAAAAATGCACGAAAAGTTGCATTTGATTTGGGTCTTGCCATGGGCATTACCACCAACAATTCCTCGAGTCTTATCACATATCTCAGATCGGTAGACCTCCCTAATGCCCATAGGGCCCTTATTAATGTAAACTTGTTG AATTTTCTAGAAGTATTCGAAAATGGAGGACCGTTTGGTCCAGTAATTGAGCCGGAGAGTGACACAGCCCTGTTAACTAAAGACATTTATAAAGCTCTAAAAAATGGAGATTTCTATAAAGTTCCTGTGCTCATGGGAGTAAACTCTCAGgaaagcaaatttttgaaCTCCA TGTTGTCTTTCGCTCGTTCCGTATTCTTCTTGTATGATATCAGCCCTAGTTCGTTGGTTCGGAGTGCCATGAATATTAAGTCTGTTAAAGACCAAAGAATAGTGGGCACGAAAATAAAACAGTATTACTTCAAATCTAAGAGTTTTGTTGATGGGGACGATAGTGAGTTTGCTAAC TTCTTCAGCGATGATCTCTTTGTCAGGCCCATAACTAAAACTGCCCAGTTCCTATCAAGATATGTCCCAGTTTATTTCTATGTCTTCGACTATGAaggagaaattggaaaaatttggttaaattttGCTGCAACGTATaacaaaaatg TGAAAGGCGTGGCTCATGCCACAGAGTTGTGGTATTTATGGAATCCAAAATGGCTCATTGGAAACTTTTCTATGAGTGTTGAAGATGAGGTAATATCACAACGTTTGGTCAAACTCTGGACGAACTTTGCTACTTTCAG GAATCCAACTCCGGAGACACAGAATCCAGTTGACGTCAAATGGCCCAAAATGAGGTCTTCTAAGatggattatttttatattggtgAAGGTGTCATGATAAGAAGAGATTTCAAAGGAGCTAATATGCGGTTTTGGGAAGAACTGTATTGCAATTATTCTAAAGGGCCTGTAGGGACCTATTAG
- the LOC136413640 gene encoding uncharacterized protein, whose translation MLLWHYVRTVLEMKLLIFLKQISLSLLSWYVIVPLWFLSSIYRAIINVILKMRFKKKYGGLVTKQDSFFYCSSVVDMIYISAVLYIKSDHKIDLKKEIWRIIKEKVFDNPENYPKLTSSKHTFGGYAYYIKNDVQISEVFKTHEVPYDVPLTEEYLKEVLGELSGRGCPSKSSAMWEFHVVPRPLDDNNSDEFYRYVIIVRVHHSLADGVSLMTLLVQLLGDTSTQNFNHDLYNKLFKDRYALKTSKNIFSSTAMKFWKNFLTILEMIFISPGRIIEVKFFKSREKNQLKVFHFSGEKYATWVKEHKAECFPMVKSIKNSTNTKVSSVLTTAIYESILAHCKRTSLVEPKSLSAFMTIRTKPPIMENLKPISLENYTSYAVLNFSTGLKSESALNNLKILTRETFSKIRTSDVLLAIQLMECLMGYIPLFLSDHIFRFDNQIFIVSIVPGGSQIKILDGCILENVVPLLPLFHSFGIAFAVVTYDDRLQVSVVADKKITGSIIELQKIADDVLRFIKVMDSESKCTNCVS comes from the exons ATGCTGTTGTGGCATTACGTTCGAACCGTACTG GAAATgaagcttttaatttttctcaagCAAATATCTTTGAGCTTGCTCTCATGGTATGTCATCGTCCCCCTGTGGTTTTTGAGCTCAATTTATAGAGCCATTATCAAcgttatattgaaaatgagattcaaaaagaaatatggaggtttagTGACTAAACAAGATTCCTTTTTCTATTGCTCTTCTGTCGTTGATATGATCTACATATCAGCAGTCCTATATATCAAGTCTGACCACAAGATTGAtctaaaaaaggaaatctGGAGAATCATCAAAGAGAAG gtgTTCGATAACCCGGAAAACTATCCAAAGCTAACCAGCAGCAAACATACTTTTGGAGGTTACGCTTATTACATCAAAAACGACGTCCAAATCTCTGAAGTTTTCAAAACGCATGAAGTCCCTTATGATGTGCCTTTAACCGAGGAGTATCTCAAAGAAGTGCTTGGAGAGCTTAGTGGTCGGGGATGTCCCAGCAAAAGCTCAGCTATGTGGGAGTTCCATGTGGTTCCCAGGCCTTTGGATGATAACAATTCG GATGAGTTTTATCGCTACGTCATCATCGTTCGAGTTCATCACAGCCTAGCGGATGGGGTCTCTTTAATGACCCTTTTGGTGCAACTTTTAGGAGACACTTCAACGCAGAATTTTAACCATGACTTGTACAACAAATTGTTTAAGGACCGTTATGCTCTCAAAACATctaaaaacatatttagttCTACAGCA aTGAAGTTctggaaaaactttttgacTATTTTGGAAATGATTTTCATTTCTCCAGGAAGAATCATCGAAGTAAAGTTCTTCAAATCAAGGGAAAAGAATCAGTTGAAAGTTTTTCATTTCTCAGGAGAGAAATATGCAACCTGGGTAAAAGAACACAAAGCTGAATGTTTTCCCATGgttaaaagtatcaaaaatagCACTAATACTAAAGTTTCATCAGTTCTGACCACGGCCATTTATGAGAGTATCCTAGCTCATTGCAAGagg ACCTCACTCGTAGAACCTAAAAGTCTTAGTGCCTTTATGACAATTCGTACGAAACCTCCtattatggaaaatttgaaaccaaTTTCGCTAGAGAATTACACCAGCTATGCAGTCTTAAATTTTTCCACCGGACTGAAATCAGAAAGTGCTTtgaacaatttgaaaattttaacccgagaaactttttccaaaatacGGACTTCGGATGTTTTG CTCGCTATTCAGCTGATGGAATGTCTAATGGGGTACATACCCCTTTTCCTTTCAGATCACATCTTCCGGTTCGACAATCAAATCTTCATAGTTTCAATAGTGCCTGGGGGATCTCAAATCAAAATCCTAGATGGATgcattttagaaaatgttgtACCTCTTTTACCGTTATTTCATAGCTTtg GTATAGCATTTGCAGTTGTAACCTATGATGATAGACTTCAAGTTTCAGTGGTGGCCGATAAGAAGATAACAGGATCCATTATTGAACTTCAGAAGATAGCTGACGATGTATTGCGCTTCATTAAAGTCATGGATAGTGAATCAAAATGCACTAATTGTGTTagttaa
- the aus gene encoding uncharacterized protein aus: MDVRWSDLFRLAFILSSFHSTSTLKQGTCYFPERWEGAWFQSGVRTPVIVEGPRLSTKGRCLGSDGDKFLMVDEKRACYRCVVIHEKHKNVLQYKETFCHGREALPTLCSLITGDALLYSLFRENASPVACPFRGPFTFTYNRGHGECRSPVSNIDTCTEDSKLLLSYQACPDIYGSESTVEELQCLASWKEGSIRYLVGQLHHHHVTSNEDRFRCFVYEKTTASSENAEGVDYRVAQSGDATCNGLFSATEGSRTMTLKRAPPVNKCRFPSWLANFNHWHTLDYSQSYSFHHRNSTLRISNSSGVEMKVLCVQVKHARDDGHMVLVTHFTMGCQSGFNCMSFYQRDGHVAEVQIGTQTKRAEDACSMPFFNKSSIPYVTLVTTSSERPTQPCPYMGKFDVSNLLVRIEDSDYPKEPRLMEPDNSFYDRRIRSRRHTPQPGKRVKRVDQGNGCDSKTFSSLVIGCNKIDTMEFSTECSAPDLITAYSCHARWEENGTSFLITTPISRTQGGKKFCFMYKETAPNTVSFSSSSYCNRMIMPGITGDLVFNVTNRGQCMETSSSNRVRASCAGVVLIIAVSKWLSVHR, from the exons GAACCTGCTATTTTCCAGAAAGATGGGAAGGTGCCTGGTTCCAGTCCGGAGTACGAACCCCGGTCATCGTTGAAGGGCCGCGACTCAGCACCAAGGGCCGATGTTTGGGTTCCGATGGCGACAAATTCCTGATGGTGGACGA GAAAAGGGCGTGCTATCGCTGCGTCGTCATACACGAGAAGCACAAAAATGTCCTTCAGTATAAGGAAA CGTTTTGTCACGGCAGAGAAGCCCTTCCGACCCTTTGTAGTCTCATAACAGGTGACGCTCTCCTCTACTCCCTTTTTAGGGAAAACGCCAGTCCGGTGGCGTGTCCCTTCCGGGGGCCCTTCACTTTCACTTACAACAGAGGCCACGGGGAATGTCGCTCTCCCGTGTCCAACATAGACACTTGCACCGAGGACAGCAAGTTATTGCTCAGCTACCAGGCCTGTCCGGATATTTATGGGTCTGAAAGCACtg ttgagGAACTGCAATGTCTGGCATCCTGGAAAGAAGGCAGCATTCGGTATTTGGTAGGTCAGTTGCACCACCACCATGTGACGTCAAATGAGGACAGGTTCCGATGTTTCGTTTATGAGAAAACGACAGCCTCATCAGAGAACGCTGAAGGCGTAGATTACAGGGTAGCTCAAAGTGGAGATGCAACTTGCAACGGATTGTTTAGTGCTACCGAAGGGAGTAGAACTATGACTCTAAAAAGAG CTCCTCCAGTCAACAAATGCCGTTTTCCTAGCTGGCTAGCGAACTTCAACCATTGGCACACTTTAGACTACTCCCAAAGCTACAGTTTCCACCACCGCAACTCCACCCTAAGAATCAGTAACTCTAGTGGGGTAGAAATGAAGGTGCTTTGCGTTCAAGTGAAACATGCCAGAGACGATGGGCACATGGTCCTAGTGACGCACTTCACCATGGGCTG TCAAAGCGGCTTCAACTGCATGTCGTTCTATCAACGTGACGGACACGTGGCGGAGGTCCAAATAGGGACGCAGACGAAAAGGGCGGAGGACGCCTGCAGCATGCCATTCTTCAACAAAAGCAGCATCCCCTACGTCACTTTAGTCA CTACATCATCTGAACGTCCCACCCAGCCGTGTCCATACATGGGTAAATTTGATGTCAGCAATTTGCTGGTCCGAATCGAGGACAGTGACTACCCCAAAGAACCCAGACTGATGGAACCCGATAACTCCTTCTATGATAGAAGGATAAGGTCAAGGAGGCACACTCCCCAGCCCGGAAAAAGGGTCAAAAGGGTGGATCAGGGCAATGGCTGTGATAGTAAAACATTCTCAAGCTTGGTGATAGGGTGCAATAAGATTGACACCATGGAGTTTAGTACTGAGTGCTCCGCTCCTGATTTAATAACAG CTTATTCTTGTCATGCCCGATGGGAGGAAAACGGAACCTCCTTCCTAATCACCACCCCCATAAGCCGCACCCAGGGGGGCAAGAAATTCTGCTTCATGTACAAGGAAACCGCCCCCAATACAGTCTCGTTTTCCTCCTCCAGTTATTGCAACCGTATGATCATGCCCGGTATAACTGgagatttagtttttaacGTTACAAATAGGG GTCAGTGTATGGAAACCAGCAGTTCCAACCGTGTTAGAGCATCCTGTGCAGGCGTCGTTTTAATAATCGCAGTTTCGAAGTGGTTATCAGTTCATAGGTGA